The Flavobacterium sp. 123 genome contains a region encoding:
- a CDS encoding NAD(P)-dependent oxidoreductase — protein MKFGILKERKNPPDRRVVFSPDALARLKQQYHNASVKVESSDIRVFSDLQYKSLGIEVTNDISDCDVLFGVKEVPIADLIPNKTYFFFSHTIKKQPHNKKLLQAILDKNIDLYDHETIVDNHNRRLIGFGKYAGLVGTYNAIRAFGIKFELFKLPKAETLSGKEALIAQLKRIVLPPLKFVITGTGKVGNGAKEILDAIKIKEVSVENYLTKNYAQPVYTQIDVLEYNKRKDGKVLDFVDFFKNPQEYVSDFERFTKVSDIYITGHFYDNAAPKILTQEMLNAKDCKIKVVADISCDVNGPIACTLRSSTIAEPLYGYLPSENKEVDVFHPAAIVVMAVDNLPCELPKDASEGFGEMFMEHVIPAFFNGDKDGILQRAKITEKGKLTPKFSYLQDYVDEK, from the coding sequence ATGAAATTCGGAATCCTAAAAGAAAGAAAAAATCCACCAGATAGAAGGGTTGTTTTTTCGCCAGATGCTTTGGCTAGATTAAAACAACAGTATCATAATGCTTCTGTAAAAGTAGAAAGTTCGGATATTCGTGTTTTTTCTGATTTGCAGTATAAAAGTTTGGGCATAGAAGTTACAAATGATATTTCAGATTGTGATGTATTGTTTGGTGTTAAAGAAGTGCCAATAGCAGATTTGATTCCTAATAAGACTTATTTTTTCTTTTCGCATACTATAAAAAAGCAACCCCATAATAAGAAATTGTTGCAAGCAATTCTAGATAAAAACATTGATTTGTATGATCATGAAACTATTGTAGACAATCATAATCGGAGGTTGATTGGTTTTGGAAAATATGCTGGTCTTGTAGGTACTTATAATGCTATCAGGGCTTTTGGGATAAAATTCGAATTATTTAAACTTCCAAAAGCAGAGACACTTTCGGGAAAAGAGGCTTTAATCGCTCAATTAAAAAGAATTGTATTGCCTCCATTGAAATTTGTTATAACAGGAACTGGAAAAGTGGGTAATGGAGCAAAAGAGATACTTGATGCGATCAAAATAAAAGAAGTGTCAGTTGAGAATTATTTAACTAAAAATTATGCGCAACCCGTTTATACGCAGATTGATGTTCTAGAATACAATAAACGTAAAGATGGTAAGGTATTAGATTTTGTAGATTTCTTTAAAAATCCACAAGAATATGTTTCAGATTTTGAACGTTTTACTAAGGTTTCCGATATTTACATAACGGGTCATTTTTATGATAATGCAGCTCCAAAAATTTTGACACAAGAAATGCTTAATGCTAAAGATTGTAAAATAAAAGTAGTCGCTGATATTTCTTGTGATGTTAATGGTCCTATTGCATGTACATTACGTTCTTCAACTATTGCTGAGCCACTTTATGGTTATTTGCCTAGCGAAAATAAAGAAGTTGATGTCTTTCATCCTGCGGCAATAGTGGTCATGGCGGTAGATAATTTGCCATGTGAATTACCAAAAGATGCAAGTGAAGGTTTTGGCGAAATGTTTATGGAACATGTAATTCCTGCTTTTTTTAATGGGGATAAAGATGGTATTTTACAAAGAGCAAAAATCACCGAAAAAGGAAAATTGACTCCGAAATTCAGTTACTTACAAGATTATGTTGATGAAAAATAA